The genomic stretch AGAAGGTATAGGCCACTTCCAGACACACCGGGGTCATGCCTCCCACAACCTTGGAGGTATTGTTGGTGGTAAAGCGTTTGTTACCTGGGTCAACCCGTTCCGGTGAAAAGGCTAAGAAAAAGTCCTTGCCTACCTTCAGCCCGCTTGCTTCCAGCATGGGTAAAATCACTTCTTCAGTGGTTCCTGGGTAGGTGGTGCTTTCTAGAGTGACCAACTGCCCTGGCTTCAAATATTTAGCGATTTGTTCGGAGCTGGCTCGAATATAGGAAATGTCCGGATCCCGAGTAACGGTCAGGGGGGTCGGCACGCAGATGACAACCACATCACACTCGGTCAGTCTGGCATAATCTGTGGTAGCCGTAATCTTACCCTTTTGGGTTAAGGCTTGGAGTTCTTCATCCTTAACGTCCCCGATATAATTGTCACCGGCATTGACTTTGGCTACCCGAGCAGCGTTAATATCGAAGCCGATAACCGGAAAGCCTACTTTACCCTTCTCGACTGCTAAGGGGAGTCCCACATAACCAAGACCGATGACACCAACCGTTGCTGTATGGTCGAGGATTTTTTTCTTAAGGCTTTGTGCTAAAACATCTTCGCTGGTAATGACTTCTTTCATACGTAACATGGAATATTTCCCCCTTATTGATTGGCAACTGCTTTGGAAGCTTGCTTTCTAAATGTAGGCACCACGGATTGTAACTGAGCGATAACTTCTTCCCGTGTAAGGTAAGAGCCGCGTTCCCGGATAAGGTGAATGAGCTCCTCCAGCTGCGAAACATTAATGTTGTTGGGTTTGGCTACAAAAATCCGTTTATGTTTCGTCGCGGAAGTTCCTTCTTCAGCGGTTAGGAGTTCTTCATAGAGCTTCTCACCGGGACGCATCCCGGTAAACTTGATTTTAATATCCACATCGGGCTCAAATCCCGAGAGGCTAATGAGATCGCGGGCCAAATCCAAAATCTTCACGGGCTGACCCATGTCGAGAATGAAAATCTCGCCCCCTTCAGCCATGGAGCCGGCTTGGATGACCAACTGGGAGGCCTCGGGTATGGTCATAAAGAAACGCACCATGTCGGGGTGGGTCACGGTGACCGGACCCCCTTTGGCGATCTGTCGTTTAAAGGTGGGGATGACACTGCCGCGACTGCCTAGCACATTGCCAAAGCGTACCGCTACAAACTTGGTCTCGGAACGCTTGTCCATGCTTTGAATAACCATCTCGGCCACCCGTTTGGTGGTTCCCATGATACTGGTGGGGTTGACGGCCTTATCGGTGGAAATCAGGACGAAGGTCTTAACCTTCGCTTCATCCGCGGCTTCTGTAAGGTTGCTGGTACCCATCACATTGTTCTTTAAAGCTTCTTCCGGGTTCTTTTCCATCAACGGGACATGTTTATGGGCTGCCGCATGAAATACCACCCCGGGCTTGTAACGTTGGAAGACAATATGGACCTTATCGCGGTCCTTAACATCCAAAATCTCAGTGGCCACATCAAGAGTGGGGTTATCAACGCGAAGCTCTTGTTCAATATCAAAGACGCTATTCTCACCATGCCCGACCACTACTAGCTTGGCGGGGTTAAAGCGGGCGACTTGGCGACAAAGCTCAGAGCCGATGGAGCCGCCACCGCCGGTGATAAGGACCACCTCTCCAGTCAGATAGCCGGCGACATCTTCAAGATTCACACTAACGGGTTCACGACCCAATAAGTCTTCGACCTGAACTTCACGGATCTCGTTGGTATCTAATTGACCGCTAACCATATCGAAAACTCCGGGCATAATTTTGAGATCCACCCCGGTCTTTTCACAGATGCCCACGATTTCCCGGATAACCTCTCCGGAGGCCGAAGGCATAGCAATAATAATCTTATCAATATTATGGTTCTTGACCACTCGAGGAATGTCCTTGCGAGTCCCTAAGACAGGGATCCCCATAAGCTGTAGTCTTTGCTTTCTGACAGCATCGTCGATATAGCCCACCGGACGACCTTCCCGATAGTTCTTGTTTTTTAACTCCCGGGCGGCCATGACACCAGCGTCCCCGGCACCGATAATCAGGACTTGGTTCTGGGAACCGGGCACATGTTGGGTAAAGATATTATCTTGGAAAATTCTCCAGATGAACCGGGATCCTCCGATTAAAAAGAGGGTGGTAAACCAGAGTAGCGCCGATACAGAGTGGGGAAAACGCAAGGGTGCAAGGAAATACACCAGGGCCACTGTTCCGGCCGTTCCCACCGTCACTGCAAAGATAATCGATACGAGCTCGCCGATACTGGCATATTGCCAGAGCTTGTTGTATAAGCCAAAGATATAGAACACCGCCAAGTAGACCAGGGTGGCCGTCCAGGCGGAATGGGTCAGGGTCAAGAGATACTCTTCCGGTATCTTGCCATTGCCCTCAAAGCCAAAACGAATATAAAAGCTTAAAAACGCTGCGAGATTCACCAACACAGCGTCAATAGCCATATGTAACAGAGTCCTTCTACGCCATATCATGGTAAAGTTATCCCTTCCTTAGTCTCTCAGGGAGATGGGTAAAATCCCTTTATTTGTTTATTTGCAGATATTTGCACCGTTCTTCAGTTTACTATAATTTCTGCCATTTTACAACCAGATATACTTGCCGAGCATGAAGCTACAAGTATGGATGCGTGATATTTTTTATGAAGCTTCTTCCTGGATCACTCTTCTTTAAGTCCCCAAAAGCACCTTTAATTCCTGGACCCTTTCACTTGATATTGCTCCGTTCCCCCCAAAAATATACTGCTTGGCTTCGGGATTGTAGGGATGTTGGGCAATCGTCTCCTTGAGTCTTGGGTAGGCTTCGATGGGGCCTTGAGGAATGAGGATGACCTTCGAATTGAGGCGAACAGCCAGAGCGGCTCCGGTTAAGGCATCGGGGAAATCCTGCCCGGTAGCAAAGGCTAAGCCCTGACCTTCCCCGGCAAAGGCTGCTGCCACAGCGGCCATGGTATCGTACCTTGATGCACCGGATAAGCGCTCAATCACCGGGCCGGCTAGCTTGAGCTGTTCTTGGAGATCGGTAGCAACTGCCGGTGCAATGACTCCTTCACCGCCGATGAGATAGATTTTTTTGGGATTTAAAGCTTTTAAGGCTGTCCACGTTTCCTGAGGCAGCGCTCCCGACTCCGTCAAAAGAATCGGCATCTGCTTGATACCGGCAATAGAGGCAATGCTCAGAGCATCGGGGAAGTTGAGACCTGTAACAATGGCTACAGCCTCTTCAGAGTGGTTTGGGTCGGTCAGTATATCTCGAGAAAGCCCTGCGGTCTCTAGGGCGATGGCCGCTGCTGTCTCATAGCGATTCAATCCGTTGATCCGTTGTAATCCTTCGCCACTCCAGCCTAAGCTCTCCAGCTTCGCTGCCACTTGGGGACCGAGGGCCCCTTCTCCTCCTAGCAAAAGAACTCGATCAGGGTTTAAAATCTTCAAGGCCTGTTCCACTTCACTATTCAAGGCTTCGCCGGAGGTGAGGAGAATGGGTGCATCGTAACGCGCCGCCAAGGGCACCCCGGCCAAGGCATCGGGGAAACGATCGGCGCGAGCCAGGATCACAGTCTCCGCTCCAGTCGGCCAGCCTTCCAGGGCTTGCTGCACAGCAGTTTCAAGGCGTAGAAATTCAATGGTTTGAGGTTCTTGGGGAGGGTTTAGGTCCGGCACTCCTCCCCGGCTCGGTGGGTATACGGGGACTGTCGGTATCTCAGGGCTTACCACCACCGCCAAATCTCCGTAATGAATGGGTTCGGGGGTTGCCCAAGCAACGGTTTTAAGAGGGAGCCCCGTTGCTGGTAAGGACTCTGCAGGAATCCGGGTGATTCCAACCGGCTCAATATACTGGGCCAAAAAACCCTCAGGATGTGCGATAAGATTGAAGACCTTCTCCTGATAAGTCAGGGTTGAAGGGTCGCAGACATTGGGGTTGTTTTTATCGGTCCAGACGTTATAGGCCCAGAGAGCAAAATACCAGTTCTCCAGTTTATTGCGATCTCCATCCCCAATGGTCGGGGTGAATCCCCATTTTTCATTAAGTAGATCGGCACCCCTGCGAATGTTAAAGCCGATATCGGTTTTGAGCTTCTCGATAGTTTCCAGATCATTATCGTTATAGGTAGCCACCTGCATGATTCCGATAGCGGGATGGACCGGTCTGGACACAATAGCCTCTCCCAGCTTATCAAATTGACGCCATGAGCTTTCCTTAAAGGCAATGGCCTTCAGAATAGCGCTGGGGATTCCTTTTTCCTTGGCGACCTCTTCAAGCAATTGGTTAATCTCATCATACGATGGATTCACAAAGGTATTCGCTGCAACTTGGGTACTGCTCCCTTGATAGGTAGGAGCAGCCTGAAGCAAGGCGGGTTGTCCAAGGGTGGAGGTTGTTAACAAGGCACAAACCATTACACACGATAAAGCATGACGACGGATCACGTTATCTCCTCCTAATTCGTGTCGATTCGTACTTATTTCAACATATTCCCCTGTGTTTCCTTCCTTAAAGACCCCGATATAGAGAATAAATAAAATAAAAAATCACCCTCCCTAATCGGGAAGGTGCCACAGATATGAAAATCATCGATAATGTTAAAAAGGACATCCGTAGATGTCCTAATGGGTTCCTTCTATGCTTTAATTAGGGAAGCATTGTTTCTCCGGCCGTTAACCAACGGTCATTATTCTTGACCATATTGACGCGAACCTTGACTTGGTGTTCTGTGTTTCCACCCATAGCTACTTGGTTGCCGATATCATAGTCCTTGGCAATATAACTATAGTAAGCGGTAAGAGTAGCCGAGGTCGCCGTGGCTGCCTCGATAGTGACACTGTCAAAACGGATATCGCTCACTTCGATTCCCACCCCTTGCGCAATAAATCGCTCCGCTTGGCGGGCATGTTTTTCGAAAAGTTCGCCAGTGTAGGCCTCACTGATTTGGGCACGGAAGCTTACCATATCGGTGGATTTCCATGCTTCGAACAAGCTGGCCAGATTGAGTTTATAATCAGAAATAATGAGTTCTGCTAATTCAGTGGGTATATTCTTGGGAGTACTCGTCGTGTTGGGGGTGTTGGGGGTGTTGGGGGTGTTGGGGTCATGGGTATCAACAACCTCCGTTGGATCAAGATTCTCTAGTTCAGGATCAGCTGACAACATCCCGCCCGTCGCTACCGGGTCGTTGGGATCGAGTGGATACCCTGTATCGCCTGGCGCCATCACCCCTAGCTCTGAAGGATTGATGAGGTCGGCGGGTTCAAGATCTTTATTCTCCCAGAAAGCAAGTCGTGGATTGCCATCAGCCGGTGTCGTCGCCAGTGCGTAGCCCACGATCCCGATCACTAAACCGACCCCAAGTGCTATTGAGCCAATCAATACATACATCTTACGCATAAATAAAATCTCCTTTTCCTGGATTCTACTCATAGCTTGACCAGGGAAAAGAGATTTTAGACACAAGCCCCTAATTTTTTTCTTGAACCTGACCCCTTGCTTCACTTGATTGTTGCTATCCTACTATTTTTCTGTGGACTATATAGGAATAGGCCATGGGTACGATTGCTATGAGAGCCATAACGATTCCAAAGAGGGTGGCCGTCCAGCTTGGCGGCGCAAATCCTGTCAGACACATGATGATTCCGCCCACAATCCAGATGGGTCCAGCAAAACGATGGGTTTTTAACCAGACTTCTTCATTGGCTAAGGTCCAAGGGGTCCGAATGCCAAAGGTATAGTTGTACTTGATCTTCCCGAAATAATTCCCCATAAGGATGAAGAGGACGCCAATGCCGGAGAAATACCACCGGGGTAAGGTTTCGAGGTAACCCAGAGCTATAGCGATGGTTCCCCAGTACATGAAGGATAGGAACACGACCAAGGTTAGACCGACAATCCAAAAGACTCGGCCCATCTGTTGGTAATTAGCCCGTTTCGGATCAATCTTGGGGAGTGCCCAGAACAGAAGATAAACTCCCAAGATCAGCAGCGGAAAGAGATAGGCTCCCCAAAAAGCGTTTGTATATCCATCCACCTGCCCTTGGATGTTCCAATGGGAGGGGACTTGATCCGGCAACTTGGGGTGGGCCCATACACCGACAATGATATTTATGAGCACAAAAAGGCCGGATAGGATTTTTGCAATTCTACCGCCTCTGTTTTGATTGATATTTTCCACAGGTTTTCCTCCTCTGTATAATAGGGTAGGTTACTATCTTAACGAGTTCTTTTTAATTCTTAGCCTGATTATTTGCTTTTATTCGTCTTTGGTGGTGCTTCCTCAGAATCTTCCTCAGCTTGATGAAAATCCAGCTCATCGGGCTGCTTCCCAGTAAATTCTAAAAACCAGCCCATAATCCCCTCAAATACGGAGGTATTCAAGGTATAGACGATCGTTTGTCCTTGCCTACGATCACTGATAAGATCCGCTTGCTTCAACATATTCAAATGATGAGATATGCTGGGCTTGGTCATGTCAAAGTGATCGGCTATTTCTCCTGCGTTCAAATCTCTGGCATGCAAAAGCTTGAGAATCTGACGTCGCGTCTTATCCGAGAGTGCCTTAAACGTCTCATTGAGTGGAGACATGGAATCCCCCCTTTATTTAGTCTAGTTAGATGTTTAGATAATTATCTAATACTCTAATATTAGTTTACCTTATCTTTGGTTATTCGTCAACCAAAAGACGCTACTTCACGCATGGCTGAAAAGCGAATACACAAAAAAAGATCTGACCCCGCTGGTCAGATCTTTTTCATTAAAGCGCGCATTTATCATAGCTTCACCTGAAGCGAATCTACTTCACCGCTTCAACCTCTCTGTCATTTTGAGACTCTCGGCTTTAAGCGCTTAAAGCCGCCCTCACCCGACTCCATCGATTTTTCGCACACGTTTTTTCGCCTGTTCTTCACGCCGGCTGGTGCGTAGGCCGTTACTTTTAGAATAGGCTCAGTATCAATTTAATCAGAATTAATCTGAGCGCCGTAACCCGTATAGGGTTCCCTTCATACGTTTCCCGTACTTCTCAAGCAATATTCAGTTGTCAGTCGTCCCCTTAAATTGATCTCTATCTCATGCATAATTGCTCTCCAGTGAATCGAACGGTCCTCTGCCCGTCACGGTGTTGCATTCAAACCTTCGTGGAAACTCAGCCGCGTTTGCTATCCTAATCCTTGCTTTAACTATAGTGCATCTCGTTCCTGTAGCTGTTATAAAAGCTGAATACTCTACCGTTTCGTAGCAAATGGGGTGGCCCCGTAAATCTTCGCACTTTGATCATCACGCAAGAGATGAGCGTCCAAATCATGAAGCTCCTGATGGAATTGCTCGATGCGGACTTTGTCTTTCGCATTAAACGCATCAGCGCCACGATTCAATAAGGCACTCACGTATTCTTTAAATTGTGCCGCTTGATTCGGTTCGTTCTTTAGTCGTTGATCCCACAGTGATTTGTGGAAAACGATGTAGCGTTTAATGTCATCTTCGTTCATCTGCGGACCGGAATTCGGTCCGTATAAATATCCATCCACATATTGATGGATATTCCAAGCCGCACCAAACACAAGATTTTGGGCATCTTGACTCAAACCATTCTCGCTAAAAAAGCCGGCGACAGATGGGGCTAAATTGATGTCCTTTGTATCGGGCTCTTTATATTTCTGTGGCCCTGAGACATCTCCCTGTGGAGTGGCATTAATTCCCGGTGGATCAGTCACAGTGACTGCAGGGCTTACCCCAGAGGTTTCCCCGGGTGGACTCTCAGTTGTACTGGGATCCTGAGGGTTCGCGCCTTCAACAGGTGGTGTCTGAATAACGACAGAGTCTCTTTCAGGCGCTGCCTTATTCATAAAGACCTTCCAGGCACTCGGTCCATAGATCCCGCCGACAACCACCGCACCGGCCAATACGAGGGTTCCCGCCAGAGATAGGACCTTCTTTTTGTCGAACTCCATGAATCTCCCTCCTTTATCAAGTAATCAATAGCTCTCTAATATATTACCAATTTTTAGGAGGAAAACCTGTCGCTTTTCCTGCATGTCTCTACCCTTTTTCCGCCCTCAGCTTGTCCGATCTGTCAGGAGTTTACTCTTTGATACAAACATTCGCGAAATAATAACAGCAAACCCCAGATGAAAAATAAAAAGACAGGCACCCGTTCTCTAATGAAAACAGGGACCTGTCCCCTTGCTTCACTTCTTTACTTGATAAGCTGTTTCAGGTAGTGCATGAGGGGTTCGGAGAGATCCTCCCGACGGAGGGCATATTCGATGGTGGCTTGAACGAAGCCTAGCTTGTCTCCCACATCGTAGCGCTGGCCATCGAATTGATAGGCAAGAATCTCTTGGGATTTCGCCAGTTCCTTTAGTCCATCGGTCAGTTGAATTTCTCCCCCCTTGCCGGGAGCGACGTTCTCGAGGATGTCAAAAATCTCGGGGTTAAGGATGTAGCGGCCCATAATGGCTAGGCGGGAGCTCGGGGCATCTTCAGGGCGGGGTTTTTCCACCAAATCCAGGGCCCGATAAAGACTCTCGTCAAAAGGAACGGCGTCAACAATCCCGTACTTTGAGGTATCTTCAAGGGGGACTTGCTGTACTCCTACAATGCTGGCACCATGTCGTTCGTAAACTTGGATCATTTGTTTCAGACAGGGCACTTCCGAATGGATGATATCATCACCTAGGAGCACCGCGAAGGGTTCATCCCCGATGAATTTCCTCGCACTGTAGATTGCATGACCTAGACCCAAGGCTTCTTTTTGACGCACATAGTAGATATCCACCAGTTGCGCGATATCTTGGACCATGCCTAAGAGCTCGTTTTTATCGCTCTTTTGCAAAAAGGTCTCTAGCTCAATAGAACGGTCGAAATGATCCTCAATGGCCCTCTTATTGCGTCCGGTGACGATAATAATATCTTCGATTCCTGAATTAACAGCTTCTTCAACGATGTATTGAATAGTTGGTTTATCCACGATAGGCAGCATCTCTTTGGGTTGAGCCTTCGTTGCTGGCAAAAAACGTGTGCCTAACCCTGCTGCCGGAATGATGGCCTTCTTGATTCTTCGCATACTCAATCCCCTCTAATCCTTCCTAAGACGAAGCTCTCTAAATAGATAAGGTTATGTATAGTATAACTATATTATAATGCCTTGTATATCTTTTCCAGTCGTTCCTTAGCGAATACCCTATTCCCTATAGTCGTCGGATAAAGATAGGGACCGGTTTCTTTGACGACTTCCTCGTTCAAAACCAGTCCCCAATTCCTTATTTTTTTGCTTGTAGCGGTTTTTCCAAGACTTCATCGATAAGACCGTAGGTCTTCGCTTCTTCAGCGGTCATGTAGCGATCACGGTCTGTATCCGCTTCAATCTGTTCGAACGCTTGGCCCGTACGTTCAGCCAAAATGCGATTCATCCGTTCTTTGATACGGAGTAAATGCTTGGCATGAATTTCGATTTCGGTAGCTTGACCGGAAATGCCCCCGCCACCAATCAATGGCTGATGGATGAGTATTTCTGCATTGGGAAGTGCTGTCCGTTTTCCTTTTGCTCCGGCTGTTAAGAGGAAGGCTCCCATACTGGCTGCCAATCCGACGCAGATGGTATGCACATCCGGACGAATGTATTGCATGGTATCATAAATAGCCATGCCGGCTGAGATGGATCCACCGGGACTATTAATGTATAAGAAAATATCCTTTTCCGGATCTTCAGCTTCTAAGAACAGCAGTTGAGCGACAATCACATTGGCCACATCGTCGCTGACCGGTCCACCCAAAAAGATAATCCGATCCTTAAGCAGCCGGGAATAAATATCGTAGGAACGCTCTCCACGATTGGTTTGTTCAATAACCATAGGTACCAAATAGCTCATTATGAATCCCCCTTGTATTCTTTATCCGATTTTTTTGTCTCAGTCTATCCTGTCCTGATATTCTTATTTTAGTATAAAGGTCAAATAAGGTCAAATAAAAAATACCGACAAATTATTAATCATAATGAGTTTATAGAGCATCGGCTAACTGTGTCAATTGCTGCCCCACCTTTTTAACTCCTTCGACCATTTCCGAAATGTCTTGAGTATGTTTGGCTTGCTCGAGGTTGATTTTGCCGCTCTCGGTCACGCCCTCGGTGACTGACTCGATGGTATCTTGGAAGTTCTGAAGAAGCATCTGGATATCATTAGCTGAACGGTTGCTGTCTTCGGCCAGCTTGCGGACCTCTCCCGCTACGACTTGGAAGCCTCGTCCGTGTTCTCCCGCTCGGGAAGCTTCAATGGCCGCATTCAAGCCGAGAAGGTTCGTCTGCTTGGATACGCGGCGGATAAATTCCAGAATCTCTTCCGTTGCTTTAACCTGTTCATATCCCTGCTGAGCTTTCGTGGAGACAGATTGGCTGATGGAGGCCACTTCCTGTGAAGAAGCGACCATTTCCTCAATAGCTGTCGCAGCTTGACCCAAGGCAGCGGTCAGACTATGGACTTGATCGCGAAGGGTTTGTTT from Desulfitobacterium dichloroeliminans LMG P-21439 encodes the following:
- a CDS encoding nucleoside-diphosphate sugar epimerase/dehydratase, producing the protein MIWRRRTLLHMAIDAVLVNLAAFLSFYIRFGFEGNGKIPEEYLLTLTHSAWTATLVYLAVFYIFGLYNKLWQYASIGELVSIIFAVTVGTAGTVALVYFLAPLRFPHSVSALLWFTTLFLIGGSRFIWRIFQDNIFTQHVPGSQNQVLIIGAGDAGVMAARELKNKNYREGRPVGYIDDAVRKQRLQLMGIPVLGTRKDIPRVVKNHNIDKIIIAMPSASGEVIREIVGICEKTGVDLKIMPGVFDMVSGQLDTNEIREVQVEDLLGREPVSVNLEDVAGYLTGEVVLITGGGGSIGSELCRQVARFNPAKLVVVGHGENSVFDIEQELRVDNPTLDVATEILDVKDRDKVHIVFQRYKPGVVFHAAAHKHVPLMEKNPEEALKNNVMGTSNLTEAADEAKVKTFVLISTDKAVNPTSIMGTTKRVAEMVIQSMDKRSETKFVAVRFGNVLGSRGSVIPTFKRQIAKGGPVTVTHPDMVRFFMTIPEASQLVIQAGSMAEGGEIFILDMGQPVKILDLARDLISLSGFEPDVDIKIKFTGMRPGEKLYEELLTAEEGTSATKHKRIFVAKPNNINVSQLEELIHLIRERGSYLTREEVIAQLQSVVPTFRKQASKAVANQ
- a CDS encoding cell wall-binding repeat-containing protein; the encoded protein is MIRRHALSCVMVCALLTTSTLGQPALLQAAPTYQGSSTQVAANTFVNPSYDEINQLLEEVAKEKGIPSAILKAIAFKESSWRQFDKLGEAIVSRPVHPAIGIMQVATYNDNDLETIEKLKTDIGFNIRRGADLLNEKWGFTPTIGDGDRNKLENWYFALWAYNVWTDKNNPNVCDPSTLTYQEKVFNLIAHPEGFLAQYIEPVGITRIPAESLPATGLPLKTVAWATPEPIHYGDLAVVVSPEIPTVPVYPPSRGGVPDLNPPQEPQTIEFLRLETAVQQALEGWPTGAETVILARADRFPDALAGVPLAARYDAPILLTSGEALNSEVEQALKILNPDRVLLLGGEGALGPQVAAKLESLGWSGEGLQRINGLNRYETAAAIALETAGLSRDILTDPNHSEEAVAIVTGLNFPDALSIASIAGIKQMPILLTESGALPQETWTALKALNPKKIYLIGGEGVIAPAVATDLQEQLKLAGPVIERLSGASRYDTMAAVAAAFAGEGQGLAFATGQDFPDALTGAALAVRLNSKVILIPQGPIEAYPRLKETIAQHPYNPEAKQYIFGGNGAISSERVQELKVLLGT
- a CDS encoding SdpI family protein, translated to MENINQNRGGRIAKILSGLFVLINIIVGVWAHPKLPDQVPSHWNIQGQVDGYTNAFWGAYLFPLLILGVYLLFWALPKIDPKRANYQQMGRVFWIVGLTLVVFLSFMYWGTIAIALGYLETLPRWYFSGIGVLFILMGNYFGKIKYNYTFGIRTPWTLANEEVWLKTHRFAGPIWIVGGIIMCLTGFAPPSWTATLFGIVMALIAIVPMAYSYIVHRKIVG
- a CDS encoding autorepressor SdpR family transcription factor, giving the protein MSPLNETFKALSDKTRRQILKLLHARDLNAGEIADHFDMTKPSISHHLNMLKQADLISDRRQGQTIVYTLNTSVFEGIMGWFLEFTGKQPDELDFHQAEEDSEEAPPKTNKSK
- the galU gene encoding UTP--glucose-1-phosphate uridylyltransferase GalU, whose protein sequence is MRRIKKAIIPAAGLGTRFLPATKAQPKEMLPIVDKPTIQYIVEEAVNSGIEDIIIVTGRNKRAIEDHFDRSIELETFLQKSDKNELLGMVQDIAQLVDIYYVRQKEALGLGHAIYSARKFIGDEPFAVLLGDDIIHSEVPCLKQMIQVYERHGASIVGVQQVPLEDTSKYGIVDAVPFDESLYRALDLVEKPRPEDAPSSRLAIMGRYILNPEIFDILENVAPGKGGEIQLTDGLKELAKSQEILAYQFDGQRYDVGDKLGFVQATIEYALRREDLSEPLMHYLKQLIK
- the clpP gene encoding ATP-dependent Clp endopeptidase proteolytic subunit ClpP — protein: MSYLVPMVIEQTNRGERSYDIYSRLLKDRIIFLGGPVSDDVANVIVAQLLFLEAEDPEKDIFLYINSPGGSISAGMAIYDTMQYIRPDVHTICVGLAASMGAFLLTAGAKGKRTALPNAEILIHQPLIGGGGISGQATEIEIHAKHLLRIKERMNRILAERTGQAFEQIEADTDRDRYMTAEEAKTYGLIDEVLEKPLQAKK
- a CDS encoding methyl-accepting chemotaxis protein; protein product: MDLTAVIANEIVDFIYEQCGYHSIVCDKSARIIGDSAKTRLGVAHSGSQRILTSNQEVAVITAEDAEKSGGTMKEGYSLAIKVNREKIGSFGIAGPLAIVTPIAKVAAGMVIKTLREDEVKQTLRDQVHSLTAALGQAATAIEEMVASSQEVASISQSVSTKAQQGYEQVKATEEILEFIRRVSKQTNLLGLNAAIEASRAGEHGRGFQVVAGEVRKLAEDSNRSANDIQMLLQNFQDTIESVTEGVTESGKINLEQAKHTQDISEMVEGVKKVGQQLTQLADAL